The genomic region TCCCTCGGGCCTCGTGATGTTTGTCATTTGGCCCGGCACCCCAGTCGTCGCGCGAGCATGAGGGACAATTCGTTGCAGTCACAGTTGTCAGGGGCACCGGTGGAGCGGAGGCGGGGATGAAGAAGATCGAGGCCATCATCAAGCCCTTCAAGGTGGACGAGGTGAAGACCGCCCTGGCGGAGATCGGCATCCAGGGGCTGACCATCAGCGAGGTGAAGGGGTTCGGCCGGCAGAAGGGGCACACGGAACTGTACCGGGGGGCGGAGTACACGATCGATTTCCTGCCGAAGGTGAAGGTGGAGGTCGTGGTCCCCGATGGGCGGTGCGACCAGGTGGTGGATACGATCCAGGCGGCCGCCAAGACCGGCCGGATCGGTGACGGCAAGATCTTCATCCTCCCCTGCGAGGAGGCGGTTCGGATCCGGACAGGGGAGCGAGGCGAGGCCGCGATTTAGGCGGGATTGCCTACGAGAGGATCCCCTGTTACGTTGCCCTTTCCGTGCCCTACTTTTAGGCGCCCTTTAGGCGGGCGGTACCCCCCCTCCGCGGCCGGTGGAGCAGACCAGGCCTTATCCCCGAGCGGTAGGGAAGCATCTTCGACCACCGTGGCCCTTCAAGGGGCCACTCCCTGAGGAGGGAGCGTATGACCCCGAAGGATGTCATCAAGCTGACGAAGGAGAAAGGGGCGAAGATCGTTGATTTCCGCTTCATCGACCTGCCCGGGCTCTGGCAGCACTTCTCAATGTCAGTAGGGGAGCTCAACGAGGAGCTCTTCGAGGAAGGCATCGGGTTCGATGGCTCGTCGATCCGGGGCTTTCAGCACATCCACGAATCCGACATGCTCCTGGTGCCGGACCCGGCGAGCGCCGTTCTGGATCCGAGCCTGTCGGTGCCGACCCTGGTCCTCATCTGTAACGTCAAGGACCCGGTGACTGGCCAGCCGTACAGCCGGGACGCCCGCTACGTCGCCCAGAAGGCCGAGGCCTATCTCAAGCAGACGAAGATCGGCGACACCTCG from Candidatus Methylomirabilis sp. harbors:
- a CDS encoding P-II family nitrogen regulator, whose protein sequence is MKKIEAIIKPFKVDEVKTALAEIGIQGLTISEVKGFGRQKGHTELYRGAEYTIDFLPKVKVEVVVPDGRCDQVVDTIQAAAKTGRIGDGKIFILPCEEAVRIRTGERGEAAI